From the Nodularia sphaerocarpa UHCC 0038 genome, the window GATACGCCAGCGATGGAAATTATCCGACAACGGGTGAGAGCCGGACAACTGACCCTAGCAGGTACTAGTGCGGGGGCTGCTGTCATGGGACATCACATGATTGCTGGCGGTGGTAGTGGTGAAACTCCAAATCGGTCATTGGTCGATATGGCAACGGGTTTGGGTTTTATCCCGGAAGTGATCGTTGACCAGCATTTTCACAATCGTAATCGTATGGGTCGCCTGATGAGTGCGATCGCCGCTCATCCCGACCGTCTAGGTATTGGCATTGATGAAGATACCTGTGCTGTATTTGAACGTGATGGTTGGCTACAAGTTGTGGGCAAAGGCAGTGTCACCATTGTCGATCCCACAGAAGTTACCCATACCAATGAACCTCATGTCGGCGCGAATGAACCTCTAACTGTGCATAATTTACGACTGCACATCCTCAGCTATGGTGATAGATTTCATCTGTATCAGCGGACTGTATTACCTGCTGTACATCGGATCTCCAGCTGAGGGAATAGAGTATGGTCGGTTACACTTTGTTATTGCTTGCAGCTGAAGGGATCGCTAACTTGGCTTGTTGCTGTAAAAAAATCATAAGCATACCATGAAAAAAGAAAAAACTGTTTGTTACGAACAGTTTAGCGGTCAATTTCAGTAAGAAACTAGAATTTTGGTTCCGAATCTCCATCTACCTATTCCCATGAGAATCCTCAAGATCCAGACCTTACGTGGCCCAAACTACTGGAGCATTCGACGCCACAAGCTAATCGTCATGCGCCTCGATTTAGAAAAACTTGCCGAGATCCCCTCGAATGAAATCCCTGGCTTTTATGAAGGATTAGTAGAGGCGCTGCCAAGTCTGGAGGGTCACTATTGCTCGCCGGGCTGTCGCGGTGGTTTTCTGATGCGGGTCAAAGAAGGCACCATGATGGGCCATATTGTGGAACACGTATCCCTAGAACTCCAGGAATTAGCCGGAATGCATGTCGGCTTTGGGCGCACCCGTGAAACTGCCACACCTGGAATTTTCCAGGTAGTGATCGAGTACCTGAATGAGGAAGCGGGACGCTACGCTGGACGAGCGGCTGTGCGGCTGTGCCAAAGTATCGTTGATAGAGGTCGTTATCCAAAAGCCGAACTCGAGCAAGACATCCAAGACCTGAAAGACTTATGGCGTGAATCTTCTTTAGGACCTTCTACAGAAGCAATTGTCAAAGAAGCTGAAAAAAGGGGTATTCCCTGGACACAGTTGAGCGCGCGCTTTTTGATTCAGATGGGTTACGGCGTGAATCAGAAGCGTATGCAGGCAACAATGACCAATAACACTGGGATTTTGGGTGTGGAACTAGCTTGCGACAAAGAAGCTACCAAACGCATTCTCGCCGCAGCTGGCGCTCCAGTCCCCAGAGGTACGGTGATTAACTTTTTAGACGACCTAGAAGAAGCCATTGAATATGTTGGCGGCTATCCCATCGTGATCAAACCATCAGATGGTAACCACGGACGTGGTATTACCATTGATATTAGAACCTGGGATGAAGCTGAGGCAGGTTACGAGGCGGCTCGACTTGTTTCTAGGTCAATTATTATTGAGCGCTATTACGTTGGGCGAGATCATCGGGTACTGGTTGTAGACGGCAAAGTTGTAGCAGTAGCCGAACGCGTCCCCGCTCACGTAGTTGGTAATGGCAGATCCACCATTGGCGACCTAATTGAAGAAACCAACCAAGACCCAAATCGCGGTGACGGTCATGATAAAATCCTCACCAAAATTGAGCTAGACCGCAACAGCTACCAACTGTTAGAAAGGCAAGGCTACACTCTCAATAGCGTACCACCAAAGGGAGTAATTTGTTATCTACGTGCAACAGCTAATTTAAGTACAGGTGGTAGTGCTATAGATCGCACCGATGAAATCCACCCGGAAAATATTTGGCTGGCACAAAGGATAGTAAAAATTATTGGTTTGGATATCGCCGGACTGGATATTGTCACTACAGATATTAGTCGTCCTCTGAGAGAAATGGATGCTGTAATTGTGGAAGTCAACGCTGCACCTGGTTTCAGAATGCACGTTGCCCCAAGTATTGGCACTCCCCGCAACGTTGCCGGAGCAGTGATGGATATGTTGTTTCCTAACCAACAGTCCGGACTGATTCCCATCTTGAGTATCACAGGTACTAATGGTAAAACTACTACTACTCGACTATTAGCACATATTTACAAGCAGACAGGTAAAGTAGTTGGATATACAACTACAGATGGGACGTACATCGGTGAATACTTAGTTGAATCAGGAGATAATACAGGGCCGCAAAGCGCTCACGTCATTCTAGAAGACCCAACTGTAGAAGTAGCAGTGCTGGAAACGGCTCGCGGTGGTATTCTCCGCTCTGGGCTAGGGTTTGAAATGGCTAACGTCGGTGTAGTGTTGAATGTAGCTGCTGATCATCTGGGCATAGGCGATATAGATACTATCGATCAGTTAGCTAACCTCAAGAGTGTCGTCGCCGAAGCCGTATTTCCTGATGGCTACGCAGTTCTCAATGCTGATGATCACCGCGTTGCGGCAATGGCTGAGAAAACGAAAGCTAATATTGCCTACTTCACAATGAATCCTGATTCGGAATTAGTGCGTCAGCACGTCCAAAAGGGAGGAGTAGCAGCAGTTTACGAAAATGGCTATCTGTCAATTGTCAAAGGTGATTGGACGCATCGCATCGAAAAAGCCGAAAATATTCCCTTGACAATGGGTGGACGTGCGCCCTTTATGATTGCCAATGCTTTAGCGGCTAGTTTGGCAGCCTTTGTGGAAAACGTCACCATTGAGGAGATTCGGGCTGGCTTGAAGACCTTCCGGGCTTCGGTAAGTCAAACGCCAGGACGGATGAATTTATTTAATTTAGGGAAACACCACGCTTTAGTAGACTATGCTCACAATCCAGCTAGTTACGAAGCTTTGGGTTCTTTTGTCCGGAATTGGACTACAGGAGAGCGCATTGGCGTAATTGGTGGCCCTGGCGATCGCCGCGATGAAGATTTTGTCACCTTGGGTAAATTGTCAGCAGATATTTTTGACTACATTATTGTCAAAGAAGATGATGATACCAGGGGACGGTCACGAGGATCAGCCGCCGCTTTGATTACTCAAGGTATCACCGAAATTAATCCAAATTGTCGTTATGAGTCAATTTTGGATGAAACCGCCGCGATTAATAAAGCTTTGGATATGGCTCCCGATAAAAGTTTGGTGGTAATTTTGCCAGAAAGTGTCAATCGAGCGATCAAGTTAATCAAGTTGCGCGGTTTAGTGACGGAGGAGGTACAGGAACAAAATATCTCCACAACCATCGCAGATAGCCAAAATGGGGTGACATCTTCTGTAATCAATACTTTGCTTTAGTCACACAGTAGAGACGCGCTAACCCCGTCTCTACCATTGGCTATTGCTTTTCTTGTTCAGCAGTGGTGTCATCGTCATCAGAGTTCAATTCTTCTTTAAAACCCCGTAAGGTTTTACCTAGGGCATTTCCCAATTCAGGAAGTTTTTTAGGGCCGAAAATTACAATGGCGACTATGGTAATTATGACTAATTCCGGCAATCCTAGTCCAAACATAATCTTTTGCCTGTTAAGGGTTTGAAGCTGTAAATTAAATTCTAGACAAAAATACCCACGTCTTACTGATTATCTACTTCTTTAATCAGTTCATCAACAAATTTTCTCAACCGTTCTTGCCAGCCAGGAACGGTTTTAAGTTTCGCCCTAACTGCTGGTAATATTTTAAACTGTACAGGCACTTGATCAAAAGCTACTTTGTTATCTCGTAATTTCCATCCCTAACCAATCACTTAATTCATGGGCTAGCCATTCCAGTTCAACTTCAGATTGAATAGCACCAGAATTGACACTAAGCGGGTATTTTTTTACTCCCGCCCAAATCTCCAACTGCGCCGGCACAGGAGTTTTATCACCTTCAGAGTCTTTAGTAAAGTGTCTAGGCAGATAAACAAGTTTCGTAATATTGCTTCTGGAGGCTGGTCGGGGACGATGAAATTTAAATCCCAATAACTCATATCGTAAGGCAATTTGCTGTTGGTCTAAGCTCAGTCTAATGTTGCCAAATAAACCCAGCAATAAAGTAGACATCATGAAAAAGCCAACTCCCCAAAAAGGCAGTGAGAATAAAGCAAAGGGGAGGTTGAGCGGAAAAGGGGCTGAAAGAGCGCCAATTGTCCAAAAAAAGATAAAGGAATTCCAGGCGATCGCAAATAAACCGGTGAATAGCATCGACGGCTTAAAGCCAACTGGTGGAATCAAAATTTCTAAATAATCCCAGTTCTTGGTAAGTTGAATTTTACTCCCAGCAGGTTTGACAATATTTAAAGCGTATGGAGTGTTCAACTCCGACTCCTTCAAAGCTTTTAACGCTTCCACAGCAGAACTGGTCCGCCGTTCCAAACTTGGTTCAGTCATCCACTGTAACCAGCGAGTTAAAGGGGGAGTGAGATCAGCTACTTGCTCAAACTGAATACGAAAATCCTTTTGGGGTAAATCGGCGGGATGATTTCCTGTGATTAAATAAATTAAAGTTGCACCTAAACTATAAAGGTCAGAGGCCTGAACTGTTCGCGCCCCAAATTGCTCTGGAGGCATATAACCATAAGTTCCTACTACAGTCCTGGTTCCACCCTCAGATGCGAGGACGGTTTGTACTGAACCAAAATCTACTAGGTAAACTTGACCGACACTATTTCCAGAACGCTCACCTAATAAAATATTGCTAGGCTTAAGATCACGGTGAATCACAGGGGGATGTAACCCATGTAGATAAATCAGAATTTCTAACAGGGCTGTGGCGATTTGTTTAACTTCAGCTTCTGTAAAAGTCCGCCCAGCTTTTAAGTATTGCTCTAAGGTTTGCGCGGGGATATAACTTTGTACTAAAGCAAATCCTTTAATAGTCGGTGAATTTACTTCAAAATAGTCTAAATAGCGAGGGATGGCGGGATGAGACAAAGATTTTAAGGTTTCGGCTTCACGCTCAAACAGCTTGAGATCATCCCATTCAAAGTCACTGTTAAACGAGAGTAACTTGATGACTACCAATTCCCCAGTTACTTGATCCTTAGCTAATAGCGATCGCCGCCCTGATTTCTTGCCCAATAGCTGCTGGACTTCGTAGCGGTGGTCTAAGATTTCGCTGACCATGATGATTGCTGATAACGCTGTGTTTAAACGCTTTTTTAGCTGATAGCTTGTCAAATTGGGCAAGCTGATATCTTTAAGTATAATTGTGTATTTCTATGCCTTCCCAACTTTGGCCTTATATTACCCCTGGTATTCCCGATGAATTGTTTGAGCATTTACCTGGTATTCCCTTCACCCAGCGAGAAGTTCGGCTATTATTGATTTCTCAACTGCGGCTCAAACCTGATTCAGTATTATGGGATATTGGGGCGGGAACGGGGACAATTCCTGTAGAAGCGGGGCTGCTGTGTCCTCAAGGACAGATTATTGCTGTGGAACGAGATGAAGATGTAGCCAATTTGATTAAGCGCAACTGCGATCGCTTTGAAGTCAAAAATGTGCAAGTAATTGAAGGTAGCGCCCCAGAGTGTTTGCATGAGATCAAAGTAGCGCCTCACCGCGTTTGCATTG encodes:
- a CDS encoding cyanophycinase, with amino-acid sequence MPQLKAKSLEMRTPQATKTAVLVIGGAEDKVHGRDILRTFVGRAGASKAYITIIPSASREPAIIGGRYIRLFEEMGAEKVEILDIREREQCETAQVKESLEACSGVFLTGGDQLRLCGVLSDTPAMEIIRQRVRAGQLTLAGTSAGAAVMGHHMIAGGGSGETPNRSLVDMATGLGFIPEVIVDQHFHNRNRMGRLMSAIAAHPDRLGIGIDEDTCAVFERDGWLQVVGKGSVTIVDPTEVTHTNEPHVGANEPLTVHNLRLHILSYGDRFHLYQRTVLPAVHRISS
- the cphA gene encoding cyanophycin synthetase, encoding MRILKIQTLRGPNYWSIRRHKLIVMRLDLEKLAEIPSNEIPGFYEGLVEALPSLEGHYCSPGCRGGFLMRVKEGTMMGHIVEHVSLELQELAGMHVGFGRTRETATPGIFQVVIEYLNEEAGRYAGRAAVRLCQSIVDRGRYPKAELEQDIQDLKDLWRESSLGPSTEAIVKEAEKRGIPWTQLSARFLIQMGYGVNQKRMQATMTNNTGILGVELACDKEATKRILAAAGAPVPRGTVINFLDDLEEAIEYVGGYPIVIKPSDGNHGRGITIDIRTWDEAEAGYEAARLVSRSIIIERYYVGRDHRVLVVDGKVVAVAERVPAHVVGNGRSTIGDLIEETNQDPNRGDGHDKILTKIELDRNSYQLLERQGYTLNSVPPKGVICYLRATANLSTGGSAIDRTDEIHPENIWLAQRIVKIIGLDIAGLDIVTTDISRPLREMDAVIVEVNAAPGFRMHVAPSIGTPRNVAGAVMDMLFPNQQSGLIPILSITGTNGKTTTTRLLAHIYKQTGKVVGYTTTDGTYIGEYLVESGDNTGPQSAHVILEDPTVEVAVLETARGGILRSGLGFEMANVGVVLNVAADHLGIGDIDTIDQLANLKSVVAEAVFPDGYAVLNADDHRVAAMAEKTKANIAYFTMNPDSELVRQHVQKGGVAAVYENGYLSIVKGDWTHRIEKAENIPLTMGGRAPFMIANALAASLAAFVENVTIEEIRAGLKTFRASVSQTPGRMNLFNLGKHHALVDYAHNPASYEALGSFVRNWTTGERIGVIGGPGDRRDEDFVTLGKLSADIFDYIIVKEDDDTRGRSRGSAAALITQGITEINPNCRYESILDETAAINKALDMAPDKSLVVILPESVNRAIKLIKLRGLVTEEVQEQNISTTIADSQNGVTSSVINTLL
- the tatA gene encoding twin-arginine translocase TatA/TatE family subunit; this encodes MFGLGLPELVIITIVAIVIFGPKKLPELGNALGKTLRGFKEELNSDDDDTTAEQEKQ
- a CDS encoding serine/threonine protein kinase, with amino-acid sequence MVSEILDHRYEVQQLLGKKSGRRSLLAKDQVTGELVVIKLLSFNSDFEWDDLKLFEREAETLKSLSHPAIPRYLDYFEVNSPTIKGFALVQSYIPAQTLEQYLKAGRTFTEAEVKQIATALLEILIYLHGLHPPVIHRDLKPSNILLGERSGNSVGQVYLVDFGSVQTVLASEGGTRTVVGTYGYMPPEQFGARTVQASDLYSLGATLIYLITGNHPADLPQKDFRIQFEQVADLTPPLTRWLQWMTEPSLERRTSSAVEALKALKESELNTPYALNIVKPAGSKIQLTKNWDYLEILIPPVGFKPSMLFTGLFAIAWNSFIFFWTIGALSAPFPLNLPFALFSLPFWGVGFFMMSTLLLGLFGNIRLSLDQQQIALRYELLGFKFHRPRPASRSNITKLVYLPRHFTKDSEGDKTPVPAQLEIWAGVKKYPLSVNSGAIQSEVELEWLAHELSDWLGMEITR
- the cbiT gene encoding precorrin-6Y C5,15-methyltransferase subunit CbiT — its product is MPSQLWPYITPGIPDELFEHLPGIPFTQREVRLLLISQLRLKPDSVLWDIGAGTGTIPVEAGLLCPQGQIIAVERDEDVANLIKRNCDRFEVKNVQVIEGSAPECLHEIKVAPHRVCIEGGKPIQEILPAVWHYLPPSGRVVATAANLEGLYAISQSFSVLRARNIEVVQSAVNRLETRGFSQTFVAVDPIFILSGEKLD